CCTACCGGCGCTTTTCTTGTGTATTGATATGCCAAAGTAGAAATTGTTTTGTTAGGAAATTCTCTTGCGACTTTGTTAACAAAATCAATTATGGTTCCGGCTGGACTTTGGAATATCGAATCACTTCTTGAACATGATTCGCACATACAAACACCAAAGTTATCGTTTTGCGAAACATCCCAAACTTCCGCTTCGGGTTTTTCAGCCATTTTTCTTTTTAACTCATCAATTACAATTTTAAGTACATCCGGATTTGTTAAGCACAATTGCTGATGAGGAATTCTAATTCCGTTTATCTCCGAAAAATATTCCGGATGAGTTTTAAAATATTTATCAGATGGAACTAAGCTTTCGAATGTATGAACAAAAGAACCGTAATATTTTTCACGTTCGGAATAATGGTGCAGTTTATGCCAATCGCAAAAATACTGTGAAGATCTTGCAGAAGGCAAGTGAAGTTCACGATAAATTACTTGAGGAACTTCAGTTATTGAAAATTCGGGAATCGTAATTTTATTTTTACGCGGAACTTCAATTGCATCCGGTGAATACATTTTACATCCGAGAATATTATCTAAAAATGTATATACTCCGTACAAAGTTCCTTTTTTATTTCCCCCGGCAATCACAATTTTTTTATCAATAGTTTTAATTGTGAAACCATCAAGACCAAGCGAATCCAATCCTTTAATATTCAGGTTTTTAATTCTATTGTTTCTGCCAATTAAAATTTCATCATCTGATTCTGAAGTATTGTCTTTTACAATTTTTAACTCGGTGCCGGATATTTCCTTAATATATTTTTGAAGTTCTTCGGCTGAATATTTTTCAACGTCATTTGCGTTTTCAGGAATTACAATTTTATAATTTGTTGAATTATTATCAACGATTGTAATTTCAGATTTACACGCCGAAAAAATCGCAATAATAACAATTGAACATAATACAATTATAATTTTCTTTGTCATTTTAAGCCTTTAATAATTTTATCTAATTACTTTCAATTGCTCCAACTACTTTTCGGTAAAGGTCTATTTCACCGTCCAGCAGAACTCCTATTACAGTATAATATTTATCTAAAACGTTTTCCGGAAGATCAATAAAAGTAATTCCGGGGTAATCATTCCAATAAACTTTACTAACGGTTTTACTGTTTAGGGCAGTACCATTACCAACTACCCAAATTGAATTTATTTTATTTTTTACGCCTTTTAAAGCAATTTGTCCGTTTGAATTTCCTTTAACAAAAAGATATAGAATTTTTTTATCTTTAGATAAAGCGGTTGGACCGTAAAAATGATCGTATGGAATTCCTTGACGAGTTCCATAAATAGCGTCTTTATGTTTTGATGTCCAATTTGCAAATTCTTTTAGAATATGAACTTGTTCATCGGCAATTGTTCCGTCTGCTTTAGGACCAATATCTAAAAGCAGATTTCCGCCTTGGCTGATGCAATCTACAAATACGTCTAATAATTGTTGAGGAGTTTTATAATCTTTATCATTTTGCTGATAACCCCATGAATCATTCATTGTATAGCATAATTCCCAATATTTGGCTTCAGGTCGTATAACCGGCGGACCTTGTTCGGGTGTATCATAATCGCCGTGGCCTTGCAATCGCGAATTAATAATAACGTTTGGGTTTTTATCTAGAAGCATTTTACGCACTTTTTCAGCTTGCCATTCATCGGCATTATGTTCCCAGTCACCATCAAACCACCACAAATCAGGATTATATTTATCGGCTAATTCTATTAACTGTCCTTGATAGTAATCTAAAAATTTATTCCATCGCTTTGGGTCGTCATTAATTTTATATCTCTTAATTTCTCTGGTAAAATCAGTATAATCGTTATAAGACCAATCGGGAAGGGAATAATATAAACCAACTTTCAAATTATTTTTTCTTAATGCTTTAACAAAAGGAGTAAGCACATCTCTTTTTGCCGCAGAATTTACAGCATTTAAATTTCCGTATTTTGTATCCCATAATGAAAAGCCATCGTGATGACGCGAGGTAATAACAGCGTATTTAGCTCCGCTGTCTTTTATTAACTTAACCCATAAATCAGGATCATATTTTTCCGCTGTAAAACCGTTGACTTGCTTTAAATAATCTTCGTGTGAAATTCTACCGTTAAAAAAGGACCAAGATTCGGATATTCCATTAACGGCATAAATTCCCCAATGAATAAAAATACCAAGCTTGGCATCTTTAAACCATTCCATTTTTGCTTGATGAAGTGAATCAAGATTTTGAGCGTTATGATTTACAATTATTAAACTGAAAAAAATAATTAGAAATTTTTTCATTTAAATACCTATTATTTATTTTTCTATTTCGTTAATCTTAAATGTCCATGCAAAATTACATGTAGGTTTATTTTGTAATTCTTTAGGAACCGAAATTAAAACACCATTTCCAATTTTATTCCATTTTAATTCTGTATTTGATCCCAATAAATTTACTTTGCTTCCCGGTTTAGGCGCGAATGAAGATACAAAAATTTCAGAAGGAATATTTTTTTCATCTTTATCAGCCATATAGATAGCATAAACTGTATTTGTATTTTTTTTATTTGTAAAACATATTTTTGATTCTTTGAACGGCGCAATTGCTCTTGTACCATAAATAGCTTCATTGTTAACTTTCATCCAATCGCCGATATCTTTTAATCTATCGTATGCCGCATCCGGCCAAATTCCTTCGGGACTAGGTCCAATATTTAAAAGCAGATTTCCGCCTTTGCATACAATATCTACAAGCATGTGCACTAATTCATATGATGGTTTATACTGCGGATTAAAAACCCAACCCCAACCACCGCCGGCAATAATGCAAGATTCCCAAGGATAGGGAAGCGATTTATCAGGAACAGTGTTTTCAGGTGTTAAGTAATTTTGGTTTTTTCCTTTTACTGCTCTATCAACAACAATTAATCCAGGCTGAAGTTTTCTAGCTTTTTCAACCAACTCATCCATTTTAATATCTTGATTAACAATTTTACTTTTTAAAAATCCGCTTGGCGTATTTTTAACGCTTCTTTCATACCAATCTTGAATATCATTTTTTTGTTTGGCTACCCAACCGCCGTCTAACCAAAGAATATCTACTTTTCCATAATCAGTTAGCAATTCCAAAATTTGATTATGAGTGAAGTCAACATATTTCTGCCATTTTTCGGGATAAAGTTCAGGATCATAATTTACATTTCTATCAAGCGGCGGGAAATACGGATCCCAATAATATTCGCAGTGCCAATCGGGTTTTGAAAAGTAAGCGCCAGCCCAAAGTCCTTGCTTACGAAAAGAATTAAAAATTTCTTTTGTTACGTTTGCCTTTGGATTTGTATGAAACGGAACTTCCTTTGAAGTGATCTTATAATCGGTATATTTTGTATCAAACATGCTGAATCCATCATGATGTTTTGTGGTGAATACAACATATTTCATACCCGCATCTTTTGCGGCTTTAGCCCATTTATCCGGATCAAATTTTGTGGGGTTAAAAGTAGTTTTTAAATTTTCATATTCTTTTTTATATTCAAAATAATTTTGCGGATTACTGCCTTTTTTTCTTTCACACCATCCGTAATCTTCGGGACAGATGGACCATGATTCAACAATTCCCCATTGACTGTATGTTCCCCAATGCATCAACAGTCCAAATTTAAGATCCTGCCATTGTTCAAGTTTTTCTAAAACCAAAGGATCGGTTTCCGGGACATAATCGGTAATTTCGTGTTCCAGCTGTGCAAATAAATTTATACTTAAGGCAAAGAAAATAAGGTTTATTAGTACTCTCATAAATAATAACTCCTTTTACTTTTTATGAATAATTAATTATAAAACTTTTCGACGTCGTTTATCTTAAATGTCCACGCGTATTTACAAGTCGGATTATTTTGAATTTCTTTAGGAACCGAAATTAAAATGCCATTGCCTACTTTTTTCCAATCAAGGTTTTGAGAATAACCCAATAAATTTATTTTACTGTTGTTTTTTGGAACAAAAGAAGAAATAAAAATTTCCGATGGAATGTTATTCTCTTTTTCATCAGCCATATAAATTGCATATACTGTATAGGAATTCTTTTTATTTGTGAAACATATTTTAGATTCTTTATAGGGTTTTAACGCTCTGGTTTCATAAATTGCTTCGCTGTTTATTTTCATCCATTCACCAATTTCCGAAAGTCTATCATATGCCGCGTCATCCCAAGTTCCATCCGGTCCCGGACCTATGTTAAGAAGTAAATTACCTCCTTTACAAACAATGTCAATCAGCATGTGTACAAGTTCGTATGACGATTTATAAGTCGCGTTGAAAACCCAGGACCAGCCGCCGCCGGAAGTTATACACGATTCCCAAGGATATAGAAGAGCATTTTCGGGGACAGTATTTTCCGGTGTTAGATAATTTTGATTTTTTCCTTTAACCGCTCTGTCAACAACTATCAATCCCGGTTGAAGTTTTCTTGCTTGTACAACCAATTCATCCATTTTAATATCTTGATTAACAATCTTACTTTTTAAAAACCCGCTTGGTGAATTTTTGAGACTATTTTTATACCAATTCGCAACTTCGTCTTTTTGCTTTGCTACCCATCCGCCGTCCAACCATAATATATCTATTTGTCCGTAATCTGTTAATAATTCACTAATTTGATTATGAGTAAAATCCACAAATTTTTGCCACTTTTCAGGATAAAGTTCCGGGTCATAATTTACGTTTCTATCCAAGGGAGGAAAGTAGGGATCCCAATAATATTCGTTGTGCCAATCGGGCTTGGAGAAATAAATTCCAGCCATAAAATTTTGTTGGGTGAATGAATTTAAAATTTCTTTCAAAACATTTGATCTTGGATTACTGTTGAAAGGACATGTTTTATCGGTAATTTTATAATCTGTTGTCTTTGTGTCAAACATGCAGAATCCGTCATGATGTTTTGCCATTGCGACAACATATTTCATACCCGCATCTTTTGCGGCTTTAGCCCATTTATCCGGATCAAATTTAGTTGGATTAAAAGTTGTTTTTAAATTTTCATATTCTTTTTTATATTGGTAGTAATTATCCGAATGACTGCCTTCAGTTCTCATGCACCATCCGTAGTCTTCGGGACAAAGAGACCAAGATTCAACAATGCCCCATTGGCTGTATGGTCCCCAAGTCATAAGTAGTCCAAATTTAAGATCCTGCCATTTTTCAATTTTATTTAAGGCAAGGAGATCAGTTTCCGGAACGTAATCAGTAATTTCATGTTCTAATTGAGCAAAGGAATTTGTAAACCAAAATATTAGAATTATAAAAAAGAATATTCTATTCACTTTGTTTCCTCAAACTTTATTTTACAGTTACTTCATCGATAAATATCCATGCTTTACCGCCGGCTCCGGTATGCCATTCAGGACAAACCCCAATATTTTTTGCATGAATTTTTACATATTTTGCGTCAGCATTTTCAAACTGAGCGGCAAAATTTTTATTTATTGATCCGGCATCTTTGGGATTAACATCATTAATAATTTTAACTGGTTCGTTATAATTCTTACCATCTGTAGATAATGAAACTTCAACAAACTCAGGCAGAAATACCCAAGAATGATTACTTTGAATGAAGTTCATTTCAACTGAATTAATTTTGTCAATATTTCCCAAATCAATAACTGCATCGAAATCATCACCCTCAAATCCTTGCCAAAATGAATCAGCAAAAGAATTAGAACCGTATAAACCGTCGACCAATCCAAAGTTGCCGCCGCCGTTATACTTTTCGGAATATGGAAATTTTAAAGTAATATTTTTCCCGAATGCCTTATGAATATTTATATCTTTTTCGGTTGTCTTACTCATAAGTTTTCCATTTTTGTAAGTAACGGCTTTAATTTTTGAACTGCCTTCAATTTTAAATGGTGAACTGTATTTCGTTGATTTTTCAGTTGGCTCACTTCCGTCAACAGTATAAAAAATTTCTACATTTGATAATTCGGTACTCATTGCGATCATCAATGTTTTTGTTGCATCGTCAAAATCGGTACCAATTGTAACATTATACGCGCTCTTTGCATAATTTACCTGCATAGCTTCATATCTTTCAAATTGCTGATCCATCTTTCTAATAAAATTATTCAGATCTTTTTTCTCTTTTTTCGTCCAAAGAACTTCTGAAAGCGCAGAAATTCTCGGCATTAACATATATTCCACATCTTTAAATTCGGGAAGCTGCTCGGTCCACATATTTGCTTGCGCGCCTAAAATAAATTCAGCTTCATCGGTATTTAATTCAGCAGGAACGGGTTCATATGAATATACTTTGGTTAATGTTAATTTAGAACCCGATGAATGAGGTTCATTCGCAGCGTCACCTTGAGCTTGATCAAAATAACAGTGAGAGCCGGGTGTCATTATTACATTATGATTTTGTTTTGCCGCGGCAATTCCGCCTTCAATTCCTCGCCAAGACATTACAGTTGCCTGAGGCGCTAAACCGCCTTCTAGAATTTCATCCCAGCCTATTATTTTTCTGTCTTTTGTGAGTAAAAAGTCTTCTATTCTTTTGATAAAATAACTTTGTAATTCATGCTCATCTTTAAGATTTTCTTTTTTAATTCTTGCCTGACATTTTTTACATACGTGCCATCTGTCTTTAGGACATTCATCACCGCCAATATGAATATACTTGCTCGGAAATAATTCAATAACTTCTGTTAAAACGTCTTCAAGAAATTCAAATGTTTTTTCATTGCCAGCACAGTATACATCTTTCATTACGCCCCATTCGGTTCCTACTTCAAATGGTCCGCCAGTGCATGATAGTTCAGGATAAGAAGCTAACGCGGCTTGTGAATGACCGGGCATTTCAATTTCGGGAATAACCGTAATAAATCTATCTTCAGCATATTTAACTATTTCTTTTACATCTTCTTGAGTATAAAAACCGCCGTAAGGTTTGCCATCGCTCGTTGATCCTTTTCTCCACGCGCCGATTTCTGTAAGCTTTGGATATTTTTTAATTTCAATTCTCCAGCCTTGGTCTTCGGTTAAATGCCAATGGAATTTGTTCATTTTATGCATTGCCAAATAATCAATATATTTTTTTACGTCTTCCTTACTAAAAAAATGTCTTCCAACGTCAAGATGAACTCCTCTGTAACTGAAACTCGGCTCATCGGTAATTTGAACGTACGGAACAGTAAGTTTTATATCTTTCTTTGTTAATGAATAAATATCAACGGGAAGTAACTGAAAAATTGTTTGAATTCCATAAAAAATTCCTGCCGAATTGGATGCTGAAATTGTTACGCCTTTTTCATTTACACTAAGCTGATATCCTTCTGAATTTTTAATTGACTCATCATACTTAATATAAATATAGTTGCTTTCCGGCTGATTTTCCTTTTGCTGTGTTAACTCCATTCCTGAACTTCTTTTTAAAACAATATTTAATTGACTAATTAATTTATTGGCATCGTTAAATTGATTATCCGCAAATACTTTTGTTTCCGCTGAAATAATAAATTCACCATTTTCTATCATAGTTGACCGAGGCTCGGGAATAATACTAATTTCTTTTTTCTGATTTGTTGAACATGATAAAAAAATTATCATTATTAAAAATGTGAGTAATTTGATTTTCATAAAAATAATTCTCCAAAATTCTTAAGTAAGTATAAATTAGAAATGTGCTCAATATATTAATTTGTGTAAACAAAATTTCTGTCAGTTTAGTTGGAATGTTTTTAATTGTATATCATATTAAGTTAAAATTGTCGAACACAGTCTCGTTGTTTTTCGAACAATGGATATACAGAAAATTCAAAAAAGTTATGCAATTTTATATCATTTTAAAATAATATTATATAACTTTACTTACACGTGTAAGTAAGATAACTAAAAAATTTAAATATAAAAATATTTTCTTATTTGCGAACTGATATTTATAAGACAAAAGAGACTTTATAATGAAAAAAATAAAATCAAAAGTAAGTATAAGTTTTATAATTATTATAATATCTCTATTTATTCTAAAATGTTCCACTCCTGATCCAAACGAAAATAATGACAAAAATTTCCTTAGTAATTCTAAAATTGAAGAAGCTGTAAAATTATCGGGTAGCAATTCCAATCAAATAGTTTCCGCGCTTCAAAAATGTGAACCAGGCTATAAAGAAGGACTTAATTTTTTAATTGAAAATATGCCCGAAAGAGATTTAAAAAAATTATCGTCAGAATATATTTTAACAAATGTGGAATATGCTTATAAAGTTATGGATTCCGTAAAATGGAAAGACGAAATTCCAAAAGAAATTTTCCTTAATTACATTTTGCCATATTCAAATATTAATGAACGGCGAGACAATTGGAGAAAGGATTTTTATAATAGATTTTTTTCAATGGTTAAGAACTATAGTACAGTTTCTGAAGCCGTTCTAAAACTGAATAAAGAAATTTGGGATCTTGTAAATGTGCATTATTCAACAAAGAGACCAAAAGCTGATCAAAGCCCTTATGAGTCCATTGATGCCGGCATAGCCTCCTGTACCGGATTATCAATTCTTCTAATTGATGTCTGTAGGGCTGTTGGAATACCGGCAAGGTTTGTCGGTGTTCCACTTTGGAAAGATCAATCCGGAAATCATTCATGGGTTGAAATTTGGGATAACGGCTGGCATTTCATAGGCGCCGCGGAAGAAAGTCCGCTTGATAAAACCTGGTTTGGTGAAAGAGCTTTAACTTCCGATGATACGGATTGGAAATACAGCATTTATGCTGCGTCATTTAAAAAAACGGATGTAATTTTTCCGCCGTTGTTTGACAGCACAGCGACGTATATTTATGCGGATATTGTGACAGATAGATACAGTAAAACAGTTGCTGAGGATGGTAAAGTAACTCTCGCGATTCGATTATTCGATAGACCTAACGGTAAAAGAATTACTGGAAATATTAAAATCCAATTGAAAAATAAAACTGTTTTTGAAGGAACAACTAAGGACGAGCTTCACGATTTTAATGATTTCTTAACTTTTAACTTATTGCCGAATACTCAGTATAAAATTATTGCACAAATTAACGGTGAAAGCATAGAGAAACAAATTACGCTTGATGGTTCAAAATACCAGTTTGTTAATTTATCATTTAATAATTAGTATATCAGATGATAACAAATTTAAAAGCTTTTGTTTTTATTTTAATATCATTTTTAATTTTCAGCTGCAATTCAAAACAGATAATAATTTATGTTGATTCAAATAAGGAAACAAAGAATTTAGGATCCGAAAGCGAACCTTTTTCTAACCTTGAAAGCGCTTTCGATTATGTTTTTACGAAATTATCAAAAGATCAAACCAACAATGATATTATTATTAAGTTGCTTCCCGGCGAATATTATTTAAGCAAAACAATAAAAATTTTACCTCGTTTCAAATCAATAAACTTACAAGGTTCAGGTTCAAATAATACCTATATCAAAGGTTCAGAACTTCTTGATCTAAAATGGAAAAAGTTAGACAATAATATTTGGGAAGCAGATTTAAATAACTCAGTTGATTTTGACCAGTTATATTTAAATGATGAAGAGCAAATACTTGCCAGGTATCCGAATTTTAATGAAAACGGTGGTCATTGGAATGGTTATGCCGAAGACGTTATCTCTAAAGAAAGAATAAAAAAATGGAAGAATCCGATTGGTGCGTTTGTTCATATTACACATAAAGCAGAATGGGGCGACTTTCATTATAAGATTATTGGAATTGATAAAAACGGTGAAGCAATACTTGAAGGAGGACATCAAAACAATAGACCCGAAAATGGTCTGCATCCCAAATTTAGAATGGTAGAGAATGTTTTTGAAGAGCTGGATACGGCTAAAGAATATTTTCATGACAAAGCCGCTAATAAAATTTATTTATTTCCTTCCAATGGCATTGATCCTAACAAATGCAAAATTGAAGTTTCTGTACTTAAAAATATTTTTGAACTTTCGGGTTCAATTGATGAACCATTGAAAAATGTTAAAATTATTGGAATTAGTTTTAAGCAGACTAAAAGAACATTTATGGATAAATATGATAAGCTGCTGAGAAGCGATTGGGCAATTTACAGAGGAGGTGCGGTTTTTATTTCAGGAACTGAAAACATCCAAATATCTGACTGCGAATTTAGCAATTTAGGCGGAAATGCTATTTTTATTAATTCTTACAACAGAAATATAAAAATTTTTAATAATCATATTCATAATGTAGGAGCGACCGGAATTGCGTTTGTCGGTGATACTTCATCTGTTCGCTCACCATCATTTTATTATTATGATTTTATAGAAATGAGCAAAATTGATACAATAAGCGGACCTAAAAATAAATTATATCCATCGAATTGTTTAGCTGAAAATAATTTAATTCACAAAACCGGAATGATTGAAAAACAAACGAGCGGTATTCAAATTTCTATGTCCATGAATATAATAATTAAAAATAATAGCATTTATGATGTTCCAAGAGCCGGTATAAATATTTCTGAAGGTACTTGGGGTGGGCACATAATTGAATTTAACGATATTTTTAATACCGTTCTTGAAACCGGAGACCATGGCTCTTTTAATTCGTGGGGAAGAGATAGATATTGGCATCCTAACCGAAAAATTCTTGATAGTCTTGTTAATTTAAATCCTAATTTATACAAATTGGACGCTGTAAATACAACAATTATAAGAAATAATAGGATTAGATGTGATCATGGATGGGATATTGATTTAGATGATGGCTCATCGAATTATATAATTTATAATAATCTTTGTCTGAATGGCGGTATAAAATTACGTGAAGGATTTAATAGAATTGTTGAAAATAACATTTTAATTAATAACGGATTTCATCCGCATGTTTGGTTTAAAAACAGTAAAGATATTTTTAAAAAAAATATTGTTATGACCGAACACAAAGATATTTTGTTAAATGATTGGGGCAGCGAAGTAAATTATAATTTCTTTACCGATAAAAGTTCTTTAGAAAAAACTCAAATGAAAAGTACTGATAAAAATAGTATTTACGGAGATCCGGAATTTATTGATCCTAAGAATTTAGATTTTAGAATTTCAGATAAATCGCCAGTTCACAAAATAGGATTTAAAAATTTTAGTATGCAAAATTTTGGTGTGCAAGAAAAGAATTTAAAAAGACTTGCAAAAAAGCCAGACTCACCAATTTTAATTTTAAGTAATGAAGACATTGTTTCCGATAAAAAAATAAATTGGCTCGGTGCGAATATCAAAAGTATTACTACTTTAGGCGAAAGATCCGCGACCGGTTTAAATGATAAAAGCGGAATATTGATTTTAAATGTTAGCTCTAATTCATTGGCGGACATAGCCGGTCTTAAATCAAAGGATGTAATTGTTGAATGCGAGGGTAATGAAGTTAAAAACATTTTCGAATTATTGAAAATTTACCAAAGTAATAATTGGAAAGGAAAATTAGACTTAGGGATTTTTCGAAATCAAAAATTGATAAAATTGGAAATTATAACAAAATAATTTTTTAGTTAATTGGATCTGAGAATGGGTATATTAAAAATATCAAAGCATTTTATAAAATTCGCGGTTTTAGTTTTGTTAATGTTTTCAACAGTAATTGCTCAGCAAAAAATTAATGAAGGAATTGTTTACTATTCGTTTAAAAATAACGGTAAAATTTCTACTAATCATTTTTTAAAGATGTTTTATAAGAATGGAATAGTTGGTTACGAATCAGGAGAATATGAAAAACAAAAGGAATTTATTAATTACAATGATAATTTTACATATCAGCTGATGAATGATGGTAAAAATCAATTTTTCCAAAAAAGATCATTTAAAGATTACGAACAGGCAGCAATATCGGATGAAACTGAAAACATACTTGGTTATAATTGTAAAAAAGCCGTCTTAAAAATAAAATCCAATACAATAGAAATTTGGTTTACAAATGAATTGAAGATTAAAGGAAGCCCAAGCATTTCTATCGCACCAGGAATTGGATTGATATTAAAAATGGTTCGTAATAAAGACTATGAAACATTCGCGGAAAAAATTGAGTTTAAAGCAGTTACCGAAGAAAATTTAAATTTTAATTTGGCAAACGCCGTTGAAGTTAACGGTTCTTCTTATCTAAGAAAACTAATTGACAGCAGATATAAAACAATACAAATTTTTGAACATCAAAAAATAAATTTCGGCGATTCCATCGATAACCCAAATACTGGTAGTCTTAATTTTACTTATCGCTATTCAAAAGGAACTGTATTATTAAAAAAAATTAAACTGCCAATTATAAATGAAGGTGAAGTAGTTTTTGCCGAAGTTTCCCAATGGTCCAATGGAGATGCTTATGACAGAGTCGGAAGTTTATTCATCATTCCTGTTAAAGATGATACAACATTTTTAGACGCGCTCAAATTCGGTATTGATAAACTGCCGGTCTATAAAGACAAAAACGAAAATGAGTTTCAAGGCGTTTGCGCGACAAAAAATTATGAACCTCCTTTAGAATTAATGAGATTTTTCACTCCTTTTGGAGTTAGAAAATTTAATGATTATACTCAAATTCAAGGATTTGAATGGGCGGATTCTGTTATTTACAGAAGAGACGTAACAGATATAATTCCTAATGATGGAAAAGAAATATGGGTTGGGATTTTTATCGGTAATTATGATAAAGGCGGTCACATTGCATCTGTCAATTTAAAAATATATCCGTCATTCGAGCCAAGCGATAAATTAGAAAAAGTATGGATTAAACCCATTTTCAATACTGTAAACATTATGGAAATGTCCAATCAAAATTACGGAACAATGTTCCACAATGATTCTCTCAGAGTAACTGTAAATATTCCAGACGGATTAAAAGAGCTTAAATTAAAATACACAAGTACAGGTCATGGCGGCTGGGAAAACGGTGATGAATTTAATCGAAAGAAAAATGAAATTTTTATTGATGATAAATTAGTTTATAGTTTTATACCGTGGCGAGATGATTGCGGCACTTACCGTTTGTCAAATCCATCATCCGGTAATTTTAAAAATGGACTTTCCTCATCAGATCTTAGCAGGTCAAATTGGTGTCCAGGTACAGTAACAGTTCCGGAAGAAATTGAATTGAATAATTTATCTCCCGGATATCATACTTTTAAAATTGCAATTCCCATTGGTGAAAAAGAAGGCGGAAGTTTCAGCGCTTGGAATGTTTCCGGAATATTAATTGGAAAATTTAAATAATAAATTTTAAGCTTTTTCAAAAAATAAAAATATTATGAAAAATAAAATATTTAATGCTGGTTTCGTATTTAAAACAATATTGATTTTTGGCTGCTATATTGGAATAATTGCACAATCAAATATAGATAGTTCA
The sequence above is drawn from the Ignavibacteriota bacterium genome and encodes:
- a CDS encoding transglutaminase domain-containing protein, with the translated sequence MKKIKSKVSISFIIIIISLFILKCSTPDPNENNDKNFLSNSKIEEAVKLSGSNSNQIVSALQKCEPGYKEGLNFLIENMPERDLKKLSSEYILTNVEYAYKVMDSVKWKDEIPKEIFLNYILPYSNINERRDNWRKDFYNRFFSMVKNYSTVSEAVLKLNKEIWDLVNVHYSTKRPKADQSPYESIDAGIASCTGLSILLIDVCRAVGIPARFVGVPLWKDQSGNHSWVEIWDNGWHFIGAAEESPLDKTWFGERALTSDDTDWKYSIYAASFKKTDVIFPPLFDSTATYIYADIVTDRYSKTVAEDGKVTLAIRLFDRPNGKRITGNIKIQLKNKTVFEGTTKDELHDFNDFLTFNLLPNTQYKIIAQINGESIEKQITLDGSKYQFVNLSFNN
- a CDS encoding peptide-N-glycosidase, whose protein sequence is MGILKISKHFIKFAVLVLLMFSTVIAQQKINEGIVYYSFKNNGKISTNHFLKMFYKNGIVGYESGEYEKQKEFINYNDNFTYQLMNDGKNQFFQKRSFKDYEQAAISDETENILGYNCKKAVLKIKSNTIEIWFTNELKIKGSPSISIAPGIGLILKMVRNKDYETFAEKIEFKAVTEENLNFNLANAVEVNGSSYLRKLIDSRYKTIQIFEHQKINFGDSIDNPNTGSLNFTYRYSKGTVLLKKIKLPIINEGEVVFAEVSQWSNGDAYDRVGSLFIIPVKDDTTFLDALKFGIDKLPVYKDKNENEFQGVCATKNYEPPLELMRFFTPFGVRKFNDYTQIQGFEWADSVIYRRDVTDIIPNDGKEIWVGIFIGNYDKGGHIASVNLKIYPSFEPSDKLEKVWIKPIFNTVNIMEMSNQNYGTMFHNDSLRVTVNIPDGLKELKLKYTSTGHGGWENGDEFNRKKNEIFIDDKLVYSFIPWRDDCGTYRLSNPSSGNFKNGLSSSDLSRSNWCPGTVTVPEEIELNNLSPGYHTFKIAIPIGEKEGGSFSAWNVSGILIGKFK
- a CDS encoding PDZ domain-containing protein, producing MITNLKAFVFILISFLIFSCNSKQIIIYVDSNKETKNLGSESEPFSNLESAFDYVFTKLSKDQTNNDIIIKLLPGEYYLSKTIKILPRFKSINLQGSGSNNTYIKGSELLDLKWKKLDNNIWEADLNNSVDFDQLYLNDEEQILARYPNFNENGGHWNGYAEDVISKERIKKWKNPIGAFVHITHKAEWGDFHYKIIGIDKNGEAILEGGHQNNRPENGLHPKFRMVENVFEELDTAKEYFHDKAANKIYLFPSNGIDPNKCKIEVSVLKNIFELSGSIDEPLKNVKIIGISFKQTKRTFMDKYDKLLRSDWAIYRGGAVFISGTENIQISDCEFSNLGGNAIFINSYNRNIKIFNNHIHNVGATGIAFVGDTSSVRSPSFYYYDFIEMSKIDTISGPKNKLYPSNCLAENNLIHKTGMIEKQTSGIQISMSMNIIIKNNSIYDVPRAGINISEGTWGGHIIEFNDIFNTVLETGDHGSFNSWGRDRYWHPNRKILDSLVNLNPNLYKLDAVNTTIIRNNRIRCDHGWDIDLDDGSSNYIIYNNLCLNGGIKLREGFNRIVENNILINNGFHPHVWFKNSKDIFKKNIVMTEHKDILLNDWGSEVNYNFFTDKSSLEKTQMKSTDKNSIYGDPEFIDPKNLDFRISDKSPVHKIGFKNFSMQNFGVQEKNLKRLAKKPDSPILILSNEDIVSDKKINWLGANIKSITTLGERSATGLNDKSGILILNVSSNSLADIAGLKSKDVIVECEGNEVKNIFELLKIYQSNNWKGKLDLGIFRNQKLIKLEIITK